ACAGCAGCTATACAGAGTTCTCCCCCAATTCCAGCTTCAACTGCCCCATCCGCATTTCGCCCCACTCATACATCATTTCCACAATGGGCAGCAGGGTCATCCCCAACTCCGTCATGGAATACTCCACCCGCGGGGGAACCTCCGGGTATACTTCCCGGTGAACAATTCCGTCTTCGATTAGTTCTTTTAACTGATTCGTCAGCATTTTATGAGTGATTTTTGGGAACAGCCGTTGCAGCTCACTGAAGCGATGCGGGCCTTCTACCCCTAAATGCCACAGGATCACGACTTTCCATTTTCCGCTGAACATAGACAAGGTCAGCTCCTTGGAACAGGTGAAATCACCGTTTTTGATTTTTTCCAAGGTTTCTTTCCGCAAATCGGACATAGTTTTCTCCTCACAATTCTATCTTCGGTGCAACAGCTCTAGAAAAGCAAACACTCTTATGTTGCGACACGTTCCCCTCCATCATAAACCGTACAGGATGATTTTTCATTGAGTTTTCCGGTTCATCTTGACAGCGTTCATGGAAATGAAGATAATAAAAATAATAACTAAGTAAACAACTCGGAATACTAAAAATAAAAGAGGTGAGTTCTTTGGAACGGATTTTACAAATACCCAGCGACACGATTTCGTTGACGGCTACCCTGCATGAACCTACATGCACAACAGGCAAGACCAGAGTGAAATACCCGTTGGTTGTCATTTGCCATGGCTTTATCGGCAGTCGGATTGGAGTGAACCGCTTGTTTGTAAAAGCTGCCAGAGAATTAGCTTCACACGGTTTTGGTGTACTGCGCTTCGATTACGGAGGCTGCGGGGAAAGCGATGGCGATTATGGGGCAGGTGGTTTGGACGTCTTGCTTGCACAAACACGAGATGTTCTCGACCATGTTTTCACACTGGAACAGGTAGATCAGGAGCGTGTGTTCCTGCTAGGGCATAGTTTGGGTGGTGCGGTCAGTGTGCTGACAGCGAGCCAGGATAAACGAATACACTCCCTCATTCTATGGGCACCGGTAGCACGTCCCTTCGATGATATCGTTCGAATCGTGGGGGAAAAGGAATACAAGGAAGCACTTTCATACGGCAAAACGGATCATTTGGGCTACGGATTGGAGAAGCGCTTTTTTCAGTCGCTCGGTACTGCTCTCCCGCTACGTCAAGCCAAGCAGTTTGAGGGAGATGTGTTAATCCTGCATGGCAATCGGGATGACGTCATTGCGGTGGATGCCATGTTTCATTATGAGCGAGAGCTGCATCTGCGGAGACGGGGAAGTTGCGAAACAGAAGTAGTTGTAGGGGGAGATCATACTTTTTCCTCGGCGGACAGCTACAAGCGCTTGATAGCGAGTACGAAGAGCTGGTTGAATCGACTGGTTGAGAAGGAGACGGTTGCCGTATAAGAAAAAGGGATGGCCCTGGTGACGGGCTATCCCTTTTTTGCGATATTGGCTTTGATTTCGTTCAAGAGCCCGCGGCAACCCGCATTCACCAGGTCATACACATACGTGAATCTCCCCGTATAATAAGGGTCTTCCACATTTTGTTCCTGGGCAGTATCGGCAAAGTCGAGCAGGCGGTACACCTTTTTCCCTGAAGGCGCCATTTGCTTGAGTGCGGACAAATTTTCCTCATCCATGCAGACGATGTAGTCATACTCCGAGAAGTCCTGTGTGACAATTTGGCGAGCACGCAGTGTGTCATGGGCAATCCCATTCTCGGTCAACACTTTTTGTGTACCTTTGTGCGGAGGTTCACCTGCGTGCCAGCCACCGATCCCCGCTGAATCGATGGAGATTTCCCCTGCCAATCCCTCAGACTCTACGAGATGGCGAAATACGGCTTCGGCCATGGGCGAGCGGCAAATATTGCCCAGACAAACGAACAAAACGGTTGTCATATATACGTTCCTCTCTTCCTGTGTGTGATGCTTCTGTATGTTAGAATACCATAAGGAGGCAATCTTCAATGAAAACATATCTGTACCGCATACGTTTTGTCATGGCTGTCATTGTTGTCACCGTTTTACCGATTATCATTACCGGAATCGTATTGGTAAAATCGGCAGAGCAGGCTTTACTGGCGGAAAAGAAACAAAAGCTAATCGCCATCACGCAGCAGCTGGATTTTGCGCTGTCGAAAGATTTTGACACCATCGTCGTGGAAGCTGGATTAGAAAAGGCGGAAAAAGAGCACAAGCTTCAAGCATTAAACGAGAAAATGCAACCGCTTACAGATCGGATCGCTCTAGCCCACCCGGGAATTGGCGTCGGGTATTATTCCGCAGCTCTCGATTCCATCGTGACGTATGGACCCAGCAATGAAATGAGCTTGTACATAGGACAATCAATTCGTGAAACTCACCCGGGCCGCAGTGTCATGCAGACACGGCAGACTGATGTAGTAATCGGCGAACAAGTACGCGGCAACATCATGAACGCCATGGTTCCGCTCATTCGCAATGATCAAGTGATCGGCTATGCTTGGGCGAATGAGCTCATGGCTACGATCGATATACAACTCGCGGGAATGCGACAAAGCATTTATGCGATTTTGGGCATTGGCTGTATGATCGCAGCAGCGGCCAGCGGTTTGCTCGTCCATCGCTTTGAAGTGATTTTGTCAGAGATCAAGTCAGGGCTGAAGCGGCTTAGCCAAGACCTTTCCTTTCGCTTGAGGAAAATGGACGGTGAGCCTGGAGAAATTACAGGTGCGATCAATAATCTGGCGAGTGACTTGCAGGCTAGCCGTAGCCGCACGGAGACAATCATGAATAGCATGGACAGTGGGGTCCTCGCGTTGGATCAGAGCGGGCACCTGATTGCATGGAATGAGACAGCGATACATATGATTGGCTTCACGTCCAGTCGAGCAAAGGGGATGCATTACACGGAAGTTTTTACAGAGAGTGAGGCCCTCCTTCATATCCTGTTGGATACGCTGCAAAACGGTCAAGCGATTCGGGATGCGATGTGGCGCCATCAGCATCCGGACAGGGGCGTGCTCTGGCTAAAGGTCAGCTCTTCCATTTGGAAAAATACGACAGAGGAAGTGCTGGGGGCGATCGTTTTGCTGGAGGATCGCACACAATGGCGGAGGATGGAGTCAAGGCTGGCTCAAGCTGAGCGGCTGGCGGTCATAGGTGAGTGGGCGACTAGCATTGCCCATGAGGTACGCAATCCGTTGACGGCTATCAAAGCTTTCGCCCAGATCATCGAGGAGGAATGGCCAAAAGACCATGGCTCTCGGGAATACACAGGGATTATTGTGGAGGAAGTCGAACGTCTGAACCGTTTTACTGACGAGCTCTTGTTATTTTCTCGTCCCAATGAAGAGTCGAACGTACCTGTGCGTGTGCAAGAGGTAATCCAGCACACGCTCAAGCTGATGGAACATGCCGAGGGCTTCAACGGAGTGAATGTCCAGCTTGTTTATAACGAGGATATTCCTGCGGTGATGTCTTCACCAGAGTTGTTGAAGCAGGTGTTTTTAAATATATTGCATAACGCACTGCAAGCAAAGCCTATGGAAGGTCGTATCCAGATTGATATCAAAAACATAAATAATGATGTGCATGTCCAGATAACGAATGAAGGTCCGCCTATTGCGGAGGAAAATCTGCTGGCTATATTCGAACCGTTTTTCACGACGAAGCAAACAGGTACGGGACTAGGACTGGCGATCTCCCAACGGATTGTGCAAGTATATGGCGGACATATTTTTGCTCAAAATACCCCCGAAGGCGTTTGTTTTACTGTCGTACTACCGATTCGGGCAAAAGGAGGATTGTGATGACGAGCAAAGTGCTGATCGTAGACGACGAGGCCAATGTGAGAAGGGCATTGTCAACTACGCTGCGCAAAATGGGATACGAGCTCCTGGAGGCTGGGAGTGGAGTAGAGGCTTTGGAACAGGTCGAACGCTTTTGCCCGCAAGTCATGCTTTTGGATCTGCGTATGCCTCATTTAGACGGCATGGATACGTTGCGCCAACTGAACGAGAGAAAGGGAAGACTCCCGAGAGTCGTGATGATGACTGCCTATGGTTCCGCCAGTGACGTTATGGAGGCAATGAAGCTGGGAGCATTTGATTATGTGCAAAAGCCATTTGACTTGGGGCAGGTCAAACAAGTCGTTGCTCATGCACTCACACAGGGAGAGCTGCTTGAGCAAGGCGAAGTCGGGAAAGTCCTACAGGAAGAGCAAGCGAATCCAAACAGAACCAGCTTGATTGGACTGAGTCCGGCTATGCAAAACGTGTACAAGCTGGTGGGAAAAGTAGCGATGTCTAAAGCCACGGTGTTGATTGAAGGGGAGAGCGGAACAGGCAAAGAGCTCATTGCAAGAGCGATCCATTCCAATAGCCCGCGGGCGGACAAGCCACTCATTCCTGTCAATTGCGGCGCGATTCCTGAAAATTTGCTGGAGAGTGAGTTGTTTGGCTATGAACGGGGTGCATTTACAGGGGCTGTTCATCGCAAGCAAGGACTGTTGGAGCTTGCGAATGGAGGTACTTTGTTCCTTGACGAAGTAGGAGAACTGAGCCTTTCTTTGCAGGTAAAACTGCTACGGTTTTTGCAGGATCGTGTATTTATTCGGGTAGGGGGCATCGAGGCTATATCGGTTGACGTTCGCGTGATTGCTGCCACCAATCGTGATTTGCAGGAAAGAATTCGCCAGGAGCTTTTCCGCGAGGATCTCTACTACCGGCTCAATGTCGTTCCGATTCGCATGCCGCCGCTTCGTGAGCGAAAAGAGGATATTCCTCTGCTAATCCGTCACTTTCTCGCTAAATATGGAAAAGAGGCAGGGAAGCATGATCTCTGCTTGTCCGCTGCTGCCACGGAAGCGCTAATCGCCTATCACTGGCCAGGCAATGTGCGTCAGCTGGAGAATACGATCGAACGGGCTGTTGTTTTGACCAGAGGAGCAGTTATCGGTCACGAGCATGTCTTATCCCCCATTCAGGATAACAAGATGAGCGAACAGATCCCAAGCCATGGCAAAATCAGCTATGAAGGAAGAACCATGCGGGAAATCATTGCCCAGGTCGAGCAGGAAGCAATTGCCCATGCCTTACGCAAAGAACGCGGCAACAAGCTACAGACAGCAAAAAGGCTAGGCATATCTCGGCGGGCACTGCTCTACAAGCTGCAAATGTACGGATTGGATTCAGCAATAGGGGAAAGAGACTAATCACCCGATGTGCGCAAACAAGTGTCATACTGTGCAAAAAGTAGTCAGCATACAGAGCAATTGTTTTGAAAGCGTATTCATTTCCCTCGAAAAATAGATTGGCATCCCTCTTGCTATATCGGAAGGCATACGTACATGAATGCTTTTTTGAAAAGGGGATGAAAATGTGTTTCAAGCTTTAACGAATGCTTCGGTCCGCATGGTGCAGCGCTATTTGCCAGATGCCTTTTTATTTGCAATCATTTTGACCTTCCTCGTGTTTGTTGCCGGGATTGTCGTCAATGGCAAAACATCGATGGAAATGGTCAACTACTGGGGAGGCGGCTTCTGGAGCCTACTCAGCTTTACGATGCAAATGGTCTTGATCCTGATTACAGGTCATACGCTAGCCAGTACGAATATTTGTAAGCGTGGCTTGAATGCATTGGGATCACTGGCAAAGACGCCAGGACAAGCGATTGTACTCGTCACAGTCGTTTCCTGTGTGGCCAACTGGATCAATTGGGGATTTGGGCTTGTCATCAGTGCGCTATTGGCACGCGTTCTTGCCAATCAAGTGGAAAAGGTAGACTATCGATTGCTCGTCGCCAGCGCATATGGCGGATTTGTTGTCTGGCATGGAGGGCTTGCTGGCTCTGTTCCTTTGACGATCGCCACGGAAAAGCATAGCCTGGAAAACATCATCGGTGTCATTCCGACCTCGGAAACGATGTTTTCACCAATGAATCTGACTATTGTAGCCGCAATCATGATTGTCCTCCCGATTGTGAACAGATTCATGATGCCTGCCGAAAAAGATACAATTGTATTCAAGGGTGAAGGGATCGCGCAACAAGAAATGGCTGCTGCTGATTTAACAATCGACAATACTCCTGCTTCCAAAATGGAAAACAGCCGTTTAATCTCGGTTCTTGTTTCAGCACTCGGAATTATTTATTTGATTTACTATTTTGCTGATAAAGGCTTTAAGCTGAATTTGGATATCGTCATCATGGGCTTCTTGTTTCTGGGTATACTCCTTCATGGGACACCGCGCAAGTTTTTGGATGCCATGAATGAAGCGGTGAAAACCACGACAGGCATCGTCGTGCAGTTTCCGTTTTATGCAGGGATCATTGGGATGATGACGGCTTCAGGACTGGCAGCGAGTATCTCTCAATGGTTTATCAGCATCTCGACGCCTACTACCTTTCCGCTGTTCACGTTTTGGAGTGCAGGCCTATTGAACATATTCATTCCTTCTGGTGGAGGGCAATGGGCAGTACAGGGACCAATCATGCTGCCTGTTGCCACTGAGCTGGGCGTTTCCCATGCAAAAGTCGCGATGGCCATTGCTTGGGGGGATGCGTGGACGAACCTGATTCAGCCATTCTGGGCATTACCTGTGCTAGCTCTTGCTGGATTGGGTGCGAGGGATATCATGGGCTACTGCTTGATGATGCTGATCGTGACAGGCGCCATTATCAGCTTGGGCTTCTTGCTTTTTTAGCGAAGCGCGCACGTTCATTGCCAATCACGGCGTTTTTTGATATGATGGTGAGAGTTACCCCAAGAAAAGAACTGCATATGTACGGAGTTTTCTAGGGTTCCGCGGTCAGTCATTTGGCCGGTCAGGACCGAGAGAAAACCCACGACCACGGTCGTGTACACGGAGGGATAAAAGCCCGGGAGGAATATCTGTGATGGTATTCACCCGAGGCTTTTTTTGCATTCGGAAAGACTGAGCCATCTTGGATGAGTATGTATTTTGGGGAACGATAAAAACGGATACGTCCGTTGCGATGAGCGAAAAAGAAAGAGGAGGGAGCCAGAAATGGGGAAATATTGGTTGATGGTTGTCGTAGCAGCAGTATTTGAAGTCATGTGGGTAGCGGGCTTGAAGCACGCCGACAGCTTTTGGTCATGGGCGCTGACCATCCTAGCGATTATTATCAGCTTTGGTGTTTTGGTCTATTCAGGGAAAAAGCTGCCGACGAGTACGGTTTATGCCATCTTCGTCGGTTTGGGTACGGCTGGTACCGTTATTAGCGAAATGGTCCTGTTTGGGGAACCGTTCAGCTGGGCGAAAGTAGGCTTGATCGCACTTCTTCTGGGGGGAATCCTTGGGTTGAAGCTGGTCACACCGGATCATGAAGAGAAGCCGAAGAGGGAGGGTGAAGTGGCATGACATGGTTATCCTTAATTTTTGCAGGGTTGTTTGAGGTCGTTGGAGTGATGGGGATTACACAAGTTAACCAAAAGCCTTCGTTCCGCTCGTTTGCGGTTCTGATCGGTGGCTTTTCTCTCAGCTTCTTCCTCTTGTCCTTCGCCATGAAAGAAATCCCTATGGGGACAGCCTATGCGGTTTGGACAGGGATTGGTACGGTAGGAAGCGCTCTGGTCGGGATGTTGTTCTATGGAGAAGCAAAAGACAAGCTGCGAATCTTGTGCATTGCCATGGTGATTATAGCTGTAGCAGGATTGAAAGTAGTAGCATAAGGTAGCGGTATCAAGGGTAGGCAGATGTTCCACTTCGGATGTCTGCCTTTTCTTTGTGTATATGTTCCATTTCTCATAAGGAACACTCCTTACGAATAGGGAATAGTAAAGAAAATCGTCTCGTTCAAGGAGGGAATGGCAACACCATGGGCTCTTTCTGGGCAACGCTAAAAAAAGGAAATACGTCCTCGGCGACAGCGGCCTTGGGGAACACAGGGCTTGCTATCGCAAAAGGCTTTGCGGCTGTCTATAGTGGGAGCGGAGCCATGTTTGCGTCGGCAATGCATTCGGTAGCCGATGCGGTCAACCAGTTCTTCGTTTTCTTTGGCAGCGTGCTCGCAGAGAAAAAACCGACACCGAGGTTCCCTTCAGGCTTTGGTCGTGTCATTAACCTTTTCTGTATGGTCGCGGTGATCGTCGTAACCATCATGGCCTACGAAACCATTATCAAAGGCTTCCATCTTATTTCCGAGCCAGTAAAATCCAGCCACTTTTGGCTGAATTTCATCATTTTGTTTCTGGCGGTCATTGTGGATGGGTACGTACTCGTAAAAGCGATGTTCGAAATCGTTCATGAAGCGCGGGTGGAAGCGAAAGGCTTTGCTGTCATCCCAGCAGCCTTTCGGAATGTAGGACGTGCGGCTCCGCCGACACGACTTGTCTTTTATGAAGACATCGTAGCGACGCTCGGTGCGTTATTGGCGTTGATTGCCGTTATCGTCACTACGTTTACTTCCTTTGCCTTGCTGGACGGGATTGCCACCATTCTGATCGGGATTCTCATGGTGGGTGTGGCATTCAAGGTAGGGTACGACAACATGGTCGGTTTAATTGGTATTGCAGCTCCCAAAGAAATCGAGGATCGGGTAGCCAAAGTCATTTTTGCTGATCCGGATGTGACGGACATCAACAAGTTGCGAATTGTACAGGAAGGGCGTTTTTACCATGTGGAGAGCTATGTAGAGCTGCGGACGGGACTGAGTCTTGCTGTGGCGGACGATATTAAATACCGCATTCGCGACAGCTTGCTCACTGACCCGGATATTAGCGATGTGACGATGGGGATTTTGGAGGACAATGGCGAGGACGACTGGAAGCCACTTATGGGGCAGAGAACCACATAGACGAAAAAAAGCCCCGCACCAGCGATCTAAGCAGGTGCGGGGCTTTGGTTTGTGCTGAGGTGTGATGATTAGGAGACGGTCAACAGTTCTTGTTGCTCCGATTCATCTTTTTCCATATGCGTAATCAGAACGCGTGTGACACGGTGATGATCCATCTGCTTGACGGTGAACAGGTGGTTTTCCCATTCTACTGTTGCACCAACAGCGATGTCTTCTTCCAGCTGGCTGTACAACCAACCACCAATCGTGTCTACATCTTCGGATTCGAGCTCAAACGGAAGATGGTCATTCAGGTCAGCCAACACGAGCATACCGGATACGGAGAGGCCATTGTCTAGCTTCTCAATTTCTGGTCTTTCCTCGTCAAATTCGTCTTGGATATCCCCAACGATTTCTTCCAAAATATCCTCCATCGTCACGAGACCGGCTGTTCCGCCGTACTCGTCGATGACAATAGCAAGCTGCGAACGGTTTTTTTGCATCAGACGCAATACCGTGCTGATTTCCATGGTTTCCGGTACGGTCAGGACAGGGCGGAGCAACGAATCCAGTTCTACGCTTCCCTCTTGTAAGGCAGAAAGGTAGAAGTCTGTCGCATGGACAAAACCAATGATATTGTCCTTGTCCTCAGCTGCAACTGGAAAACGGGTGTGGCGCTGCGAGCGAATAATCTCCAGGTTTTCTTCAAAGGTATTCGTCGTATATAAGCAAACCATATCTATGCGCGGGATCATCGTTTCCCGAGCAACGGTTTCGGAGAAGTCAAAAACTTGTTCCACAAGGTTCAATTCGGTTTGGTCGATATGGCCACTTTGGTGACTTTGGTTGACCAGTAGGCGAATTTCTTCTTCGGTATGCGCCGCTTCATGTTCTGAGATCGCTTCGAGTCCCAGACGTCTCATGAGGGCGTTGGCGGTTCCGTTCAAGAACCAGATTGCAGGGTAAAGCAATTTATAGAAAAACATCAATGGCGCGGCAACCCACAACGAGGTCATTTCTGCTTTTTGAATGGCCAATGATTTCGGAGCCAACTCACCCAAGACAATGTGGAGGAACGTAATAATCGCAAAGGCTACACCAAAAGAAATCGCGGAGATCGCATATTCAGGCAATCCAGAAGATCCAAGCAAAGGCTCCACAATCATATGGGCAATGGCCGGTTCCCCGACCCAACCCAGTCCCAGCGAGGCGAGAGTGATCCCGACCTGGCAGGCAGATAGGTAAGCGTCTAGCTTATGCGTTACTTTTTGGGCATAGACTGCACGTCTGTTACCTTCATTCACCATCTGTGTCAGGCGCGTTTGCCGCACCTTCACGAGTGAGAACTCTGCGGCTACGAAAAAGCCGTTGAGAAAAACAAGAAATATAACAAGCAGTAGGTTGAGCACTATCGGGACGGTGTCCAAGTAAAAAGTCATCCTCTCTGGAATTTTATGAAAGTACTATTTTCTATTTTACTCTGATTGGGTGGAACGTACAAAAGCGATATACCACCATAGAGGGCGTTTCTGCCCTTTTGGTCGGCAAGAGCGACCCTCAGATAACCGTATCGCACGTTTTTGCGCTCGGAGAAGGCCGCAGATAGGCATCCATTTTTGTCAAGCAACGCAGAGTGCAAGCGGTTACCTGTGCAGTATTTGTTGGGCGTAGACGAAAAACGCTGACAGTACAGCAGCGAGACCGAGATAGGCAACTAACACTTTCCACTTCGTAGAGGCAGGTGCATCGTAGTACGTAGTGAGCTGGTGCATTTGCTCATCCAGTTCGGCTAACCTCTCTTGCGCCGCACGCTCTCCATCACGAAGAGTATCAGATGGGATCGGTCGGTTCGGGTCCGAATCGTAATACAGAACAGGCTCTCGTTCCCACAGTCTGAACAGTTCCCATTTTCTGTTCACATACACTTTATCGAGTCGCTTGAAGTCACGCTGGAGGCGTTGTTTGTCCTGCACAAATGGAACGTAAAATTTCTTCAAGTCTTCCTGATTGATCGCATTTACCTCGGCATTCATTTGCGTGCGAACATCCCATGTCGATTCCAGTGCGGGCCATTCAGCTATGCTTTGCTGGAAGTCTGCAATCCTTTCGCGCTCGTATTGCAGGAGCTTTTGTTGATAGCTGCCACGTAGGCGGTTGTACCACGTAATCAAGCCGATGATGAAAATGATCACAGTAATCGGTCCTGGGTTGGCGAACAGCATAACCCCCAGCCCGACTAACCCGATAAACCAAATCTTCGTCGACAATACCGAAACGATGCGTCCGCCATCCAGCGGAGAGATAGGCAGCAGGTTAAATAAATTGAGCATGGCGCCCAAATAGATAACCAACCCCCAGAAAGGGTCCTGCGTATACCAATACAGCGGAAGGGCAGGCAAGAAAGCAATCATCCCCGCCAAGGGTCCGCCGTAGGCTAAGTACGCCTCCGTTTTTGCATCACGCGGCATGTCCTTCATGGCGATGAAGGCTCCCGCAAAAGGAATAAAGACAGCCGGTGAAGTGGCTATTCCTTTTCGTTTGGCGGCAATCACATGACCCATTTCGTGGACGAAGATCAGATAGACGAGAGCTACGGCGAATTTCCATCCGTAAAAAGCGGCATACGCCCACAAGGTAATTCCCATGGATATAATGGTGGTTCCGAATTTCGAAAACTTCAGTAAGCTCAGTATCCATTTTAAATTGGCAAGTAAGAAAGCACCGATCGCCAAAAGGACTGAACGGCTTTTTTTCATTGTTTTTCCTCCCAGAAGATATAGGCAGATATTCTTTCTTACGAATCAAGCAGATAGAAGTTTCTGTCTAGTTGCCATCCAGACGAGGATTAGTGAAGTGAAAGCCGTACTCGCCATAGAGCGGATTGTAGCTTAGTTGTCCCCCGTCGAAATACCAGAAATCAGTTGGACGAATGACAAATCGCAACCCCTCTACTTCAAACACAGCATCATCGGTGAGGGCCTCATCTTTTTCAATCGCATAAAACATGCCACCGGTCCCGGGGCCGCTTGTTCGTACATATAATCGAAGCGTATCTCCAGGTACAAACCCGGCATAACGTTGATAGGCAATGGAAAACGCCGGCTCTATCGCAAGTGTGATACTCATGGACTAGCTCCTTTCTGCTACTTGTCTTCCATTGTAACACAAGTCAGAGTAGTGTCCCGAGACTCAAGGTGCAAGCGCAATCCAAAAACACCCGTCCGGTCAGAAGTGCCTCTGCCGAACGGG
The window above is part of the Brevibacillus brevis NBRC 100599 genome. Proteins encoded here:
- a CDS encoding site-2 protease family protein, with amino-acid sequence MKKSRSVLLAIGAFLLANLKWILSLLKFSKFGTTIISMGITLWAYAAFYGWKFAVALVYLIFVHEMGHVIAAKRKGIATSPAVFIPFAGAFIAMKDMPRDAKTEAYLAYGGPLAGMIAFLPALPLYWYTQDPFWGLVIYLGAMLNLFNLLPISPLDGGRIVSVLSTKIWFIGLVGLGVMLFANPGPITVIIFIIGLITWYNRLRGSYQQKLLQYERERIADFQQSIAEWPALESTWDVRTQMNAEVNAINQEDLKKFYVPFVQDKQRLQRDFKRLDKVYVNRKWELFRLWEREPVLYYDSDPNRPIPSDTLRDGERAAQERLAELDEQMHQLTTYYDAPASTKWKVLVAYLGLAAVLSAFFVYAQQILHR
- a CDS encoding iron-sulfur cluster biosynthesis family protein, encoding MSITLAIEPAFSIAYQRYAGFVPGDTLRLYVRTSGPGTGGMFYAIEKDEALTDDAVFEVEGLRFVIRPTDFWYFDGGQLSYNPLYGEYGFHFTNPRLDGN